In one Arenibacter antarcticus genomic region, the following are encoded:
- the acnA gene encoding aconitate hydratase AcnA, giving the protein MNNDPYKVKKKLSLAGKSLGYHSLTELKDKGYGIDKLPFSIRILLENVLRNYDGFAITKENIETLLHWQPKGSDKDIPFKPARVLMQDFTGVPAVVDIAALRAEVARKGKNPDSINPLVPVDLVIDHSVQVDYFGTNYSYERNMEKEYERNKERYQFLKWAQKSFDNFSVVPPGMGICHQVNLEYFSKGVIERDGELFPDTLVGTDSHTPMVNGIGVVAWGVGGIEAEAAILGQPIYFITPEVIGLKLTGKLPLGSTATDLVLTIANLLRKQGVVGKFVEVFGSGLDHLSVPDRATIGNMSPEFGCTITYFPIDDKTLEYMRKSNRSEEHIALVEKYCKTNMLWRENEENIRYSEVVELDVTTIEPTVAGPKRPQDKILLREFKPKFIDLLDNSFEREYIEQKDRETLTSLARWKGEGGNQPEPQSLQNLPKGAVETKVKNGLKTVWINEGDDKFMLSDGSVVIAAITSCTNTSNPFVMIGAGLVAKKAREHGIDVKPWVKTSLAPGSKVVTDYLNKADLMKDLEALQFHLVGYGCTSCIGNSGPLPPAIAKAVDDHDLVVCSVLSGNRNFEARVHSQVKMNFLMSPMLVVAYAIAGRVDIDLTNAPISYDKNGLPVYLKDIWPTDDEINEILSRVLSPKDFAKNYGEIFEGNEIWRNLEIPEGKLYHWDKDSTYIKEIPFFKDISSEAPALEDIQNARALLVLGDSITTDHISPAGAFNEHSAAGKYLISKGVKKEEFNSYGSRRGNDEVMVRGTFANVRIKNKLADKEGGYTSYLPTEEEMSVYDAATRYKTDKTPLIVLTGKEYGSGSSRDWAAKGTFLLGIKSVLAESYERIHRSNLVGLGVLPLQYKDGDTAEKLGINGTETFTITGISNGITPMKEVSVIAKNAKEEEIKFGAVARLDSLIEIEYYRHGGILQYVLRQFLENEKK; this is encoded by the coding sequence ATGAACAACGACCCTTATAAAGTAAAAAAGAAATTATCCCTAGCAGGAAAATCGCTCGGTTACCACAGCCTTACCGAACTGAAGGACAAAGGGTATGGAATAGACAAGCTACCTTTCTCTATTCGTATACTTTTGGAAAATGTACTGCGAAATTACGACGGATTCGCCATAACCAAGGAAAACATTGAGACCTTGCTCCACTGGCAACCTAAAGGCTCCGACAAAGACATTCCATTTAAACCTGCCAGGGTTTTGATGCAAGACTTCACCGGAGTACCAGCCGTGGTAGATATCGCCGCCCTTCGTGCGGAAGTAGCCCGCAAAGGCAAGAATCCGGATTCGATCAATCCGTTGGTCCCTGTAGATCTAGTGATAGACCATTCTGTTCAAGTCGATTATTTTGGAACCAATTATTCCTACGAGCGCAATATGGAAAAGGAATATGAGCGGAATAAGGAACGTTATCAATTCTTAAAATGGGCCCAAAAGTCGTTCGACAATTTTAGTGTAGTGCCCCCGGGCATGGGAATTTGCCATCAGGTGAATTTGGAATACTTCTCCAAAGGGGTCATTGAAAGAGACGGGGAGCTATTTCCAGACACCCTGGTCGGTACTGATAGTCACACTCCCATGGTGAACGGTATTGGTGTTGTAGCTTGGGGTGTTGGCGGTATAGAAGCGGAAGCCGCCATTCTGGGTCAACCCATTTATTTTATCACCCCAGAGGTCATTGGTCTTAAACTTACCGGAAAGCTACCCTTAGGCTCCACGGCGACAGATCTAGTATTGACCATTGCTAATTTATTGAGGAAGCAAGGCGTTGTAGGGAAATTTGTGGAGGTATTTGGTTCTGGCTTGGATCATCTTTCCGTACCAGACAGGGCAACGATCGGCAATATGTCTCCCGAGTTTGGATGCACCATCACCTATTTCCCCATAGATGACAAGACCCTAGAATATATGCGCAAAAGCAATCGCTCAGAAGAACATATCGCCCTAGTAGAAAAATATTGTAAGACCAATATGCTTTGGAGGGAAAACGAGGAAAACATAAGGTACAGCGAAGTGGTAGAGCTCGATGTTACTACTATAGAACCAACTGTTGCAGGACCTAAGCGACCTCAAGACAAGATATTGCTACGAGAGTTCAAACCCAAATTCATAGACCTACTGGATAATTCCTTTGAACGTGAATATATTGAGCAGAAAGACCGTGAAACCCTTACTTCCTTAGCCAGATGGAAGGGAGAAGGAGGCAACCAACCCGAACCCCAATCCCTTCAAAATTTACCTAAAGGAGCTGTTGAAACAAAGGTAAAAAACGGCCTCAAAACAGTTTGGATAAACGAGGGAGATGATAAATTTATGCTTTCCGACGGCTCAGTGGTCATCGCAGCAATTACTTCTTGCACCAATACCTCCAATCCATTTGTTATGATTGGGGCAGGTTTAGTGGCAAAAAAGGCCCGCGAACATGGAATTGATGTAAAACCTTGGGTAAAGACATCCCTTGCCCCAGGCTCCAAGGTGGTTACCGATTATTTAAATAAGGCGGACCTAATGAAGGACCTAGAGGCCTTACAATTCCATTTGGTAGGTTATGGCTGTACTTCCTGTATTGGAAATTCAGGTCCATTGCCACCTGCCATTGCCAAGGCGGTTGACGATCATGATCTGGTAGTCTGCTCGGTACTTTCAGGGAATCGAAATTTTGAGGCTAGGGTACATTCCCAAGTGAAAATGAACTTTTTAATGTCGCCTATGTTGGTAGTGGCCTATGCCATTGCCGGGAGGGTAGATATAGATTTGACCAATGCGCCTATTAGTTACGACAAAAATGGATTGCCAGTATACCTCAAAGATATCTGGCCAACGGACGACGAAATCAATGAGATATTAAGTAGAGTCCTCTCTCCAAAAGATTTTGCCAAAAATTACGGGGAAATATTTGAGGGCAATGAGATATGGAGAAATCTAGAGATCCCAGAAGGAAAACTATACCACTGGGACAAGGATTCCACCTATATTAAGGAAATACCGTTCTTTAAGGATATTTCCAGTGAGGCACCCGCTTTGGAAGATATACAGAATGCCCGTGCCCTATTAGTTTTGGGAGATAGCATTACTACCGATCATATTTCTCCCGCCGGCGCTTTTAACGAACATTCCGCAGCCGGAAAATATCTGATCTCCAAGGGGGTGAAAAAAGAAGAATTCAATTCCTATGGAAGTCGTAGAGGTAATGACGAGGTTATGGTTCGGGGCACTTTTGCCAATGTACGTATAAAGAACAAACTCGCCGACAAGGAGGGGGGATATACCAGCTATCTGCCCACCGAAGAGGAGATGTCGGTCTATGACGCTGCTACTAGATACAAAACAGACAAAACCCCTTTAATAGTTCTTACCGGTAAGGAATACGGAAGTGGTTCTTCTAGGGATTGGGCCGCAAAAGGCACCTTCCTATTGGGAATTAAATCCGTACTGGCCGAAAGCTATGAACGTATCCATCGCAGCAATCTGGTTGGCCTTGGAGTATTGCCATTACAATACAAGGACGGGGATACCGCCGAGAAATTGGGCATCAACGGCACGGAAACATTTACAATAACCGGTATTTCCAACGGAATTACACCTATGAAGGAAGTTAGTGTCATCGCCAAGAACGCAAAAGAGGAAGAAATTAAGTTTGGTGCCGTCGCCAGATTGGATTCACTCATCGAGATAGAGTACTATCGTCATGGAGGCATCCTTCAATATGTATTACGACAATTTTTGGAAAACGAAAAAAAATAA
- a CDS encoding OsmC family protein gives MKRTANAVWSGSLKEGEGKLTTQSKVLNSSKYCFNSRFGEGKSTNPDELLAAAHAGCFAMALSNILGEAGYTPDSLDVTATVTMDVNKLELTGSHLKLKAKIPNINQAKFEECANTAKDNCPVSKALSLGITMDAVLE, from the coding sequence ATGAAACGTACAGCAAATGCCGTTTGGAGCGGTTCCCTTAAGGAAGGAGAAGGAAAACTAACTACACAAAGCAAAGTATTAAACAGTTCGAAATACTGTTTTAATTCTCGTTTTGGGGAGGGCAAGAGTACCAATCCGGACGAGTTATTGGCGGCGGCACATGCAGGATGTTTTGCTATGGCATTGAGCAACATCTTGGGAGAAGCGGGATATACCCCAGATTCCCTAGACGTTACCGCAACCGTAACCATGGATGTCAACAAACTGGAACTTACCGGATCCCATTTAAAGCTCAAAGCTAAAATTCCAAATATTAATCAGGCAAAATTTGAGGAATGTGCCAATACCGCCAAGGACAATTGTCCGGTAAGCAAGGCGCTGAGCTTGGGTATTACTATGGATGCCGTACTTGAGTGA
- a CDS encoding carboxymuconolactone decarboxylase family protein, with protein sequence MYNESLFPKTTRELLDKKAALAPDNLEAWRNFSKTVFKAGALDEKTKQLIAIAVAHVTQCPYCIRSHTSQAMRKGAAKEEIMEAIWVASEMRAGAAYAHATLAMDEMEKQH encoded by the coding sequence ATGTACAACGAATCCCTGTTTCCAAAAACAACAAGAGAACTTTTGGATAAAAAAGCTGCTTTGGCCCCCGATAATTTAGAAGCATGGCGCAATTTTAGTAAAACGGTGTTTAAGGCAGGTGCTTTGGACGAAAAAACCAAACAGTTAATAGCTATAGCTGTGGCACACGTAACACAATGTCCATATTGCATACGGTCACATACCTCCCAGGCCATGAGAAAAGGCGCTGCAAAAGAAGAGATTATGGAGGCTATCTGGGTCGCCTCAGAGATGCGGGCTGGGGCCGCTTATGCACACGCCACCTTGGCCATGGATGAAATGGAAAAACAACATTAA
- a CDS encoding carboxymuconolactone decarboxylase family protein, whose amino-acid sequence MAYVQRINYQAKATEALKGMMELEKYVADSNLERPLYELIKIRASQVNGCAYCIDMHSKDARKAGETEQRIYALSAWKETPFYTGRERAALNWTEALTLIPENEVSDELYDSVCEHFNEMELVALTMGIIAINGWNRLAIGFRTAPGTYQP is encoded by the coding sequence ATGGCATATGTCCAACGCATAAACTATCAGGCAAAAGCAACTGAGGCTCTTAAGGGGATGATGGAACTGGAAAAATATGTGGCAGATTCCAATTTGGAACGTCCACTTTATGAACTGATAAAAATTAGGGCTTCCCAAGTAAATGGTTGTGCTTACTGTATAGATATGCACAGCAAGGATGCTCGTAAGGCCGGGGAAACCGAGCAAAGAATCTATGCCCTATCAGCTTGGAAGGAAACTCCTTTTTATACTGGCCGTGAAAGGGCAGCCCTGAACTGGACAGAGGCTTTAACCCTAATCCCTGAAAATGAGGTTTCGGATGAACTGTATGACTCTGTATGCGAACATTTTAATGAAATGGAACTGGTTGCCCTTACGATGGGAATAATCGCCATCAATGGATGGAACCGATTGGCCATTGGGTTTCGAACTGCCCCAGGAACGTATCAACCTTAA